A genomic region of Ficedula albicollis isolate OC2 chromosome 12, FicAlb1.5, whole genome shotgun sequence contains the following coding sequences:
- the CAV3 gene encoding caveolin-3, whose amino-acid sequence MAEEHSELQERILSKDLHTKEIDLVNRDPKHINEDVVKVDFEDVIAEPVGTYSFDGVWKSSYTTFTVSKYWCYRLLSALLGIPLAVLWGFLFALISFCHIWAVVPCIKSYLIEIQCVSRIYSLCIHTFCDPLFEALSKICSNIRVAVRKET is encoded by the exons atgGCAGAGGAGCACAGCGAGCTGCAGGAGCGGATCCTCAGCAAGGACCTGCACACCAAGGAGATCGACCTGGTCAACAGAGACCCCAAGCACATCAACGAGGACGTGGTGAAG gtggATTTTGAGGACGTGATAGCTGAGCCCGTGGGCACGTACAGCTTCGATGGTGTCTGGAAAAGCAGCTACACCACCTTCACCGTCAGCAAGTACTGGTGCTACCGGCTGCTCTCCGCCCTGCTGGGCATCCCCCTGGCCGTGCTCTGGGGCTTCCTCTTCGCCCTCATCTCCTTCTGCCACATCTGGGCAGTGGTGCCCTGCATCAAGAGCTACCTGATCGAGATCCAGTGTGTCAGCAGGATCTACTCCCTGTGCATCCACACCTTCTGTGACCCGCTCTTCGAGGCGCTCTCCAAGATCTGCAGCAACATCCGAGTCGCTGTCCGCAAGGAGACTtag